Proteins from a single region of Deinococcus aquaedulcis:
- a CDS encoding ABC transporter ATP-binding protein: MPLLEIENLSVNYGAIQAVRGLSLTVEEGEVVTLIGANGAGKTTTLRAVSRLLRPVAGRIRFAGRDITRVPADEAVRLGIAQSPEGRQVLARQSVQDNLELGAYTRKAGVRADLQTMYERFPRLGERRHQLAGTLSGGEQQMLAIARALMSRPRLLLLDEPSLGLAPIIVREIFTIIRQLNEQGVTILLVEQNARLAMNASHRTYVLEAGQLTFSGDSAQLVNDERVLHAYLGG; this comes from the coding sequence ATGCCGCTGCTGGAAATCGAGAACCTCAGCGTGAATTACGGCGCCATTCAGGCGGTTCGGGGCCTGTCCCTGACCGTGGAGGAAGGCGAGGTGGTCACCCTGATCGGCGCGAACGGCGCGGGCAAGACCACCACCCTGCGCGCCGTATCACGGCTCCTCAGACCTGTGGCCGGGCGCATCCGGTTTGCCGGGCGCGACATCACCCGCGTGCCGGCCGACGAGGCCGTGCGCCTGGGCATCGCCCAGAGCCCCGAAGGGCGGCAGGTGCTCGCCCGGCAGAGCGTGCAGGACAACCTGGAACTGGGCGCCTACACCCGCAAGGCGGGCGTGCGGGCCGACCTGCAGACCATGTACGAACGGTTTCCCCGCCTGGGTGAGCGGCGGCACCAGCTGGCCGGCACGCTCTCGGGCGGCGAGCAGCAGATGCTGGCCATCGCCCGCGCCCTGATGAGCCGCCCCCGACTGCTGCTGCTGGACGAACCCAGTCTGGGCCTGGCGCCTATCATCGTGCGCGAGATCTTTACCATCATCCGCCAACTGAACGAGCAGGGCGTGACCATTCTGCTGGTCGAGCAAAATGCCCGCCTCGCCATGAACGCCAGTCACCGCACCTATGTTCTGGAGGCCGGGCAACTGACCTTCAGCGGTGACAGTGCCCAGCTGGTGAACGACGAACGCGTGCTGCACGCGTATCTGGGCGGTTAG
- a CDS encoding CAP domain-containing protein, which produces MPKTALTALLPFALLLASCGGGPSAPTASAPTTVSSSGTGGGQSTAPSGGAGDQTMSAQEAQILAEVNVARAQARSCGGQAFGAAPAVSWNGFLAAAARGHAADMAERGYFNHVTPEGRTPAQRMEAAGYRGWTQVGENIAAGYTAQNVVQGWLDSPSHCKTLMDPGLKELGVGYTYRPGSTYGTYWVQNFGTR; this is translated from the coding sequence ATGCCCAAAACTGCCCTGACTGCCCTGTTGCCCTTCGCCCTGCTGCTGGCCTCATGTGGAGGTGGCCCCAGCGCCCCCACCGCCAGCGCGCCCACCACCGTGAGCAGCAGCGGCACCGGTGGCGGCCAGAGCACGGCCCCCAGCGGCGGTGCCGGCGACCAGACCATGAGCGCCCAGGAAGCCCAGATTCTGGCCGAAGTGAACGTGGCCCGCGCCCAGGCCCGCTCCTGCGGGGGGCAGGCCTTCGGTGCCGCGCCCGCCGTGAGCTGGAACGGCTTCCTGGCCGCCGCCGCCCGGGGCCACGCCGCCGATATGGCCGAGCGCGGATACTTTAACCACGTCACCCCCGAGGGCCGCACCCCCGCCCAGCGCATGGAAGCCGCTGGCTACCGGGGCTGGACCCAGGTGGGCGAGAACATCGCCGCTGGGTACACCGCGCAGAACGTGGTGCAGGGCTGGCTGGACAGCCCCAGCCACTGCAAGACCCTGATGGACCCGGGCCTGAAAGAACTGGGCGTGGGCTACACCTACCGCCCCGGCAGCACCTACGGCACCTACTGGGTGCAGAACTTCGGCACGCGGTAA
- a CDS encoding tetratricopeptide repeat protein — MNRRTTTGLLGLLITLSLAGAQTAPAAPTTPTSPAAAPATAPAAPRAIPAANYVALGVYYYEQGQFDQAYVAYRAAAELDPRNPEALIGLGRSQIKLRLYSAGIETLKRLISLDSRNFDAYISLSQAYVQQYIGAGDRATVSGNLNEALRVLTDAEALAQAGTSKSVQLSRVWNERGYVYKLQGDAARAIDAFKQAIALNADNAILLYNLGDMYYATGNLPLALESLQQAVIVDPRDPYNRAYYAKLLALSGNLAAARPEAAQAARLAPKNAYAVGQYGVVSYLAKDTATARAQLTQAVTLDPLRYPEFYYYLGRLALDSGDLKSAREQLTRAAALGSNTPEYMYYLGLSYERGSGAVAADRLKARENYERALKLNPGYKPAQDGLNRVK, encoded by the coding sequence GTGAATCGACGCACCACAACCGGCCTGCTGGGCCTGCTGATCACGCTGAGCCTGGCCGGCGCGCAGACCGCGCCCGCTGCGCCCACCACCCCCACCAGCCCAGCGGCGGCCCCGGCCACCGCGCCCGCCGCCCCACGCGCCATTCCCGCTGCCAACTACGTGGCGCTGGGCGTGTACTACTACGAGCAGGGGCAGTTTGATCAGGCGTACGTGGCCTACCGCGCGGCGGCCGAACTGGATCCCCGCAACCCTGAAGCCCTGATCGGCCTGGGCCGCTCGCAGATCAAGCTGCGCCTCTACAGCGCGGGCATTGAAACCCTCAAGCGCCTGATCAGCCTGGACAGCCGCAACTTCGACGCGTATATCTCGCTGTCGCAGGCGTATGTGCAGCAGTACATCGGGGCCGGGGACCGCGCCACCGTCAGCGGCAACCTGAACGAGGCCCTGCGCGTGCTGACCGACGCCGAGGCCCTGGCCCAGGCCGGCACCAGCAAGAGCGTGCAGCTCAGCCGCGTGTGGAACGAGCGCGGCTATGTCTACAAGCTGCAGGGCGACGCGGCGCGCGCCATTGACGCGTTCAAGCAGGCGATTGCCCTGAACGCCGACAACGCCATTCTGCTGTACAACCTGGGCGACATGTACTACGCGACCGGCAATCTGCCGCTGGCGCTGGAAAGCCTGCAGCAGGCCGTGATCGTGGACCCGCGCGATCCGTACAACCGCGCCTACTACGCCAAGCTGCTGGCCCTGAGTGGCAACCTCGCCGCCGCCCGGCCTGAAGCCGCGCAGGCCGCCCGGTTGGCCCCCAAGAACGCCTACGCCGTGGGCCAGTACGGCGTGGTCAGCTACCTTGCCAAGGACACCGCCACGGCCCGCGCCCAGCTGACCCAGGCCGTGACCCTGGACCCGCTGCGCTACCCCGAGTTCTACTACTACCTGGGCCGGCTGGCCCTGGACAGCGGCGACCTGAAGAGTGCCCGCGAGCAGCTCACGCGCGCCGCCGCTCTGGGCAGCAACACCCCCGAATACATGTACTACCTGGGCCTGAGCTACGAGCGCGGTTCGGGCGCGGTGGCCGCCGACCGCCTGAAAGCCCGCGAGAACTACGAGCGCGCCCTGAAGCTGAACCCGGGCTACAAGCCGGCCCAGGATGGCCTGAACCGCGTGAAATAA
- the coaE gene encoding dephospho-CoA kinase (Dephospho-CoA kinase (CoaE) performs the final step in coenzyme A biosynthesis.): protein MVPPRPRRLGLTGSIGAGKSTVAALLRAHGFTVLDADEQARLVTAEPEVLAQIEARFPGTVQAGVLDRAALAARVFPDPAAVADLNAIVHPRVRARMAVLEQAAADRGEAWVVQDVPLLFEGGLDAGMDAVLVVDAPLELRLERALARGGLTREDILARDARQLPAEEKRRRATWVIENTGDLAALEAQVAGVVGRGLWAVEEVEGGE, encoded by the coding sequence ATGGTCCCTCCCCGCCCGCGCCGCCTGGGCCTGACCGGCAGCATTGGTGCCGGCAAAAGCACGGTGGCCGCTCTGCTGCGCGCCCACGGCTTCACCGTGCTGGACGCCGACGAACAGGCCCGGCTGGTCACCGCCGAGCCCGAGGTGCTGGCCCAGATTGAGGCCCGCTTTCCTGGCACCGTGCAGGCGGGCGTGCTGGACCGCGCCGCCCTGGCCGCCCGCGTGTTCCCGGACCCGGCGGCGGTGGCCGACCTGAACGCCATCGTGCATCCCCGGGTGCGGGCGCGCATGGCCGTGCTGGAACAGGCGGCGGCCGACCGGGGCGAGGCCTGGGTGGTGCAGGACGTGCCGCTGCTTTTTGAAGGGGGGCTGGACGCAGGTATGGACGCCGTGCTGGTGGTGGATGCCCCGCTGGAGCTGCGCCTGGAACGCGCCCTGGCCCGGGGCGGCCTGACCCGCGAGGACATCTTGGCCCGCGACGCCCGGCAACTTCCTGCCGAAGAGAAGCGCCGCCGGGCCACCTGGGTGATTGAGAACACCGGTGATCTGGCGGCGCTGGAGGCCCAGGTGGCGGGGGTTGTGGGTCGTGGACTGTGGGCTGTGGAGGAAGTGGAGGGTGGGGAGTAG
- a CDS encoding CTP synthase, translating into MKYIFVTGGVVSSLGKGVASASLGALLRARGYKVTAVKIDPYINIDAGTMRPYEHGEVFVTASGAETDLDIGNYERFLDLDIPPGSNITTGQVYQEVIRKERAGDYLSQTVQVIPHVTDEIKRRIRAAGETAGAEIVLIEVGGTVGDIESLPFLEAIRQFKFDEGDDNVLYLHLTLVPYLGTSNEFKTKPTQHSVAELRSVGISPDIVMVRSKEKLPPEITRKIAAFTSVRENRVFSSYDVSHVYEVPLALEEQGLGKVVENLLSLERIHPNLGVWQNAVKTIKQPAREVTIAIAGKYTAMPDAYLSLMESLTHAGIANDARVNIRWVNAEELADPSVSDEDVQARLSGADGILVPGGFGIRGIEGKIRAAQYARETGTPYLGICLGMQIAVIEYARHKAGLAGANSAEFDEYAPHKVIDLMPEQLEVAGMGGTMRLGDWPMNLAAGTKIAELYGVAQGGVVKERHRHRFEVNPVYTDQLKAAGLVISGVTPGVAGRGAGLVESIEIPGHPYFVALQAHPEFKSRPMRPSPPFAGFIAAALKGSGK; encoded by the coding sequence ATGAAATACATCTTTGTAACGGGCGGCGTGGTGAGCAGCCTTGGGAAGGGCGTGGCGAGCGCCAGTTTGGGTGCATTGCTGCGCGCACGCGGCTACAAGGTCACGGCGGTCAAGATTGACCCTTACATCAACATTGACGCGGGCACCATGCGGCCCTACGAACACGGCGAGGTCTTCGTGACCGCCAGTGGCGCCGAGACGGATCTGGACATCGGCAACTACGAGCGCTTTCTGGACCTGGATATTCCCCCGGGCAGCAACATCACTACCGGGCAGGTGTACCAGGAAGTGATTCGTAAGGAGCGCGCCGGGGATTACCTGTCGCAGACCGTGCAGGTCATTCCGCACGTCACGGACGAAATTAAGCGCCGCATCCGCGCCGCCGGCGAGACGGCGGGCGCCGAGATCGTGCTCATTGAGGTGGGCGGCACGGTGGGCGACATTGAGTCGCTGCCCTTTCTGGAAGCCATCCGGCAGTTCAAGTTCGACGAGGGCGACGACAACGTCCTGTACCTGCACCTCACGCTGGTGCCGTACCTGGGCACCAGCAACGAGTTCAAGACCAAGCCCACCCAGCACTCGGTGGCGGAACTGCGCTCGGTGGGCATCAGCCCCGACATCGTGATGGTGCGCAGCAAGGAAAAGCTGCCGCCCGAGATCACCCGCAAGATTGCGGCCTTTACGTCCGTGCGCGAGAACCGGGTGTTTTCCAGTTACGACGTCTCGCACGTCTACGAGGTGCCGCTGGCCCTGGAAGAGCAGGGGCTGGGCAAGGTCGTGGAAAACCTGCTCTCGCTGGAACGCATTCACCCGAACCTGGGCGTGTGGCAGAACGCGGTCAAGACCATCAAGCAGCCGGCGCGCGAGGTCACGATTGCCATTGCGGGCAAGTACACCGCCATGCCCGACGCCTACCTGTCCCTGATGGAGTCGCTGACCCACGCGGGCATTGCCAACGACGCCCGCGTGAACATCCGCTGGGTGAACGCCGAGGAATTGGCCGACCCCAGCGTCTCTGACGAGGACGTGCAGGCCCGGCTCTCAGGCGCCGACGGCATCCTGGTGCCCGGCGGCTTTGGCATTCGCGGCATTGAGGGCAAGATCCGCGCCGCGCAATACGCCCGCGAAACCGGCACGCCCTACCTGGGCATCTGCCTGGGCATGCAGATTGCGGTGATTGAATATGCGCGCCACAAGGCGGGCCTGGCAGGCGCCAACTCCGCCGAGTTCGACGAATACGCGCCCCACAAGGTCATTGACCTGATGCCCGAACAGCTGGAAGTGGCCGGCATGGGCGGCACCATGCGCCTGGGCGACTGGCCCATGAACCTGGCGGCCGGCACCAAGATTGCCGAACTCTACGGCGTGGCCCAGGGCGGCGTGGTCAAGGAGCGTCACCGCCACCGCTTTGAGGTGAACCCCGTCTACACTGACCAACTGAAGGCGGCCGGGCTGGTCATCAGCGGTGTGACCCCCGGTGTGGCCGGGCGCGGCGCCGGACTGGTGGAAAGCATCGAGATTCCGGGCCACCCCTACTTCGTCGCCCTGCAGGCCCACCCCGAGTTCAAGAGCCGCCCCATGCGCCCCAGCCCGCCGTTTGCCGGCTTTATTGCGGCGGCGCTGAAAGGAAGTGGGAAGTAG
- a CDS encoding PilW family protein produces the protein MNSTGFTLIELLVAVALALIVLFAASNLLISSSGSATNLQARNDLLQEGQIAMNYIATNVREAAYVYPNGTTLNLGGGYTTARPGGGNWVVGDATAPILAFIRSPRVMTGTPCFNPTTNTISNQDACYKFIAYYPVLRSGWVSNATGENNPGADAANASRWLLVEYTRNLPSNAPPALSSLGSLNVSGGSGKLLLDYVQPAVTNLPRLFTIQADTPQTPGNVRVTLNLSLSRLTSGKEVNIPARTSADPSTWTQTLSAAPRNIGTLPP, from the coding sequence ATGAACAGCACCGGTTTTACCCTGATTGAACTGCTGGTGGCCGTGGCCCTGGCCCTGATCGTGCTGTTTGCCGCCTCGAATCTGCTCATTTCCAGTTCGGGCAGCGCCACGAACCTGCAGGCGCGCAACGATCTGCTGCAAGAAGGGCAGATCGCCATGAACTACATCGCCACCAACGTGCGCGAGGCAGCGTATGTGTACCCGAACGGCACCACGCTGAATCTGGGGGGTGGATACACCACCGCGCGCCCAGGCGGCGGCAACTGGGTGGTGGGCGACGCCACCGCGCCGATTCTGGCGTTCATTCGCTCGCCCCGGGTGATGACAGGTACTCCCTGTTTTAACCCCACCACGAACACGATCAGCAACCAAGACGCCTGCTACAAATTCATCGCTTACTACCCCGTCCTGCGCAGCGGGTGGGTGTCCAATGCCACCGGCGAAAACAACCCCGGGGCAGACGCGGCCAATGCGAGCCGCTGGCTGCTGGTGGAATACACCAGGAACCTGCCCTCCAACGCGCCGCCTGCCCTGTCCAGCCTGGGCAGCCTGAATGTTTCCGGCGGCAGCGGCAAGCTGCTGCTGGACTACGTGCAGCCCGCTGTGACCAACCTGCCGCGCCTGTTCACCATCCAGGCCGACACCCCCCAGACCCCCGGCAACGTGCGTGTGACCCTGAACCTCAGCCTCAGCCGCCTGACTTCGGGCAAGGAGGTCAATATCCCGGCGCGCACCTCTGCGGACCCCAGCACCTGGACCCAAACGCTGAGCGCCGCGCCGCGCAACATTGGCACCCTGCCCCCGTAA
- a CDS encoding type II secretion system protein: MKREGFTLLELLVVMAILGILAGVLGFNLLGSYRATQLREAASQLTGDLRQARGDTLKSGQDIQLDVTLNTPAYTVTRGTDTPQTRTLPGGVVVAAVTGGNQVKYEAPNGTTDGTGVVWTLRHPGGRETNVKVVGITGKVMIDATN; the protein is encoded by the coding sequence ATGAAGCGCGAGGGCTTTACGCTGCTGGAACTGCTGGTCGTGATGGCCATTCTGGGCATTCTGGCCGGGGTGTTGGGCTTCAACCTGCTGGGCAGCTACCGCGCCACCCAGCTGCGCGAAGCCGCCTCGCAGCTGACGGGCGACCTGCGCCAGGCGCGCGGCGACACCCTGAAAAGCGGGCAGGATATTCAGCTGGATGTGACCTTGAACACGCCCGCCTACACCGTCACGCGCGGCACTGATACCCCCCAGACCCGCACCCTGCCGGGCGGCGTGGTGGTGGCGGCTGTCACAGGCGGCAACCAGGTGAAATACGAGGCGCCCAACGGCACCACGGATGGCACCGGCGTGGTCTGGACCCTGCGTCACCCCGGCGGGCGCGAAACCAATGTCAAAGTGGTGGGGATCACCGGGAAGGTCATGATCGATGCGACGAACTGA
- a CDS encoding DUF4900 domain-containing protein → MPPNHRTQGATLIVTLLMVMLMLAVIMSVTAQVTLSTRRSSSDQEATLRAQYAAESGVARVQARLRTAQILIGSAQYPTNITIPQIEADIAALCGLSSLPAALPNGAEVCNLSTRAEGLNETTPLNPRVSVLLRGTGAAQFAAAGMPGTTETERSRFWSDLFSGTAGVLLSGTQNGASYRVNYGLQPTRVVKDSPVAYRVFFEVPTAKITGEAGGATRRLTVRPGQNELNLLIRRPSLAPNALFTNHHYLSAQAESSGSGIYFTSRTLFSGPVHTNQHFNFVGKPWFGGAVTSAGCPAGQIISGANGPTCGAAANPGATFNSTFVPVGSMNPSPQAPSHCAGTSCATPQFTQGVNWNSPYIQLPENGSDQQQEALQGGINIPGNVSQMQLYQDTVNGQTVQRITYTTSSGTVQLALTETGGLLMLDPTGQWQGAARQPDGSFLPGASSTFNGVLYVAGSVQNLSAGPNSPSGAAVASFAGLTLAASGDINITSSLRYADPPCTGKHTVNNGTVTPATCNNLSTRNILGIYSAQGNVNLMKDQMGNEPAIHAVLMAGTGAVQVDKYNQGEAKGDMNLIGGIIENYYGAFGTFSGDTPTSGYGRNFVFDPRTLQGYEPPFFPTARNWQIGLMDSPAAVQPTILPLRLRGASVSATETQQGYE, encoded by the coding sequence ATGCCGCCGAACCACCGCACCCAGGGCGCGACCCTGATCGTGACCCTGCTGATGGTGATGCTGATGCTGGCCGTCATCATGAGCGTGACCGCGCAGGTTACGCTGTCCACCCGCCGTTCCAGCAGTGACCAGGAAGCCACCCTGCGCGCCCAATACGCCGCCGAATCTGGCGTGGCGCGGGTTCAGGCGCGGCTGCGCACGGCCCAGATTCTGATTGGCAGCGCCCAGTATCCCACCAACATCACCATTCCGCAGATTGAAGCGGACATTGCCGCGTTGTGTGGCCTGAGCAGCCTGCCCGCTGCCCTGCCCAACGGCGCCGAGGTCTGTAACCTGAGCACGCGGGCCGAGGGCCTGAATGAAACCACACCCCTCAACCCCCGCGTGAGTGTGCTGCTGCGGGGCACGGGCGCGGCCCAGTTCGCCGCCGCCGGCATGCCCGGCACCACCGAAACAGAGCGCAGCCGCTTCTGGTCGGACCTGTTTTCTGGCACGGCGGGCGTGCTGCTCAGCGGCACCCAGAACGGCGCCAGCTACCGCGTGAACTACGGCCTGCAACCCACACGCGTGGTCAAGGACAGCCCGGTAGCCTACCGGGTCTTCTTTGAGGTGCCCACGGCCAAAATCACAGGTGAAGCCGGCGGCGCCACCCGGCGCCTGACAGTGCGCCCCGGGCAAAACGAACTGAACCTGCTGATCCGGCGGCCCTCGCTGGCCCCCAACGCGCTGTTTACGAACCACCATTACCTCAGCGCCCAGGCTGAAAGCAGCGGCAGCGGGATCTACTTCACCAGCCGCACGCTGTTCAGCGGCCCGGTGCACACCAACCAGCACTTCAACTTCGTGGGCAAGCCTTGGTTTGGCGGCGCCGTCACCAGCGCGGGCTGCCCGGCCGGGCAGATCATCAGCGGGGCAAACGGGCCCACCTGCGGCGCGGCGGCCAATCCCGGCGCCACCTTCAACAGCACCTTCGTGCCCGTGGGCAGCATGAACCCCAGTCCACAGGCGCCCTCACACTGCGCGGGGACCAGCTGCGCCACCCCGCAGTTCACGCAGGGGGTGAACTGGAATAGCCCCTATATCCAGCTGCCCGAAAACGGCAGTGACCAGCAGCAGGAAGCCCTTCAGGGCGGCATCAACATTCCCGGTAACGTCAGCCAGATGCAGCTGTATCAGGACACGGTCAACGGCCAGACGGTGCAGCGCATCACCTACACCACGTCCAGCGGCACCGTGCAGCTGGCACTTACCGAGACCGGCGGCCTCCTCATGCTGGACCCCACCGGCCAGTGGCAGGGCGCCGCGCGCCAACCCGACGGCTCGTTCCTGCCGGGCGCATCTTCTACCTTTAACGGCGTGCTGTACGTGGCCGGCAGCGTCCAGAACCTCAGTGCCGGGCCCAATAGCCCCTCTGGCGCCGCAGTGGCGTCCTTTGCAGGGCTAACCCTGGCGGCCTCCGGGGACATCAACATCACCAGCAGCCTGCGCTACGCCGATCCGCCCTGCACCGGCAAGCACACGGTCAACAACGGCACGGTCACGCCCGCCACGTGTAACAACCTGAGCACCAGGAACATCCTGGGTATCTATTCGGCGCAGGGCAACGTGAACCTCATGAAAGACCAGATGGGCAATGAGCCGGCCATTCACGCGGTGCTGATGGCTGGCACTGGCGCGGTGCAGGTGGACAAGTACAACCAGGGCGAGGCCAAGGGCGACATGAACCTCATCGGCGGAATTATCGAGAACTACTACGGCGCGTTTGGCACCTTCAGCGGGGACACGCCGACCAGTGGGTACGGGCGCAACTTCGTGTTCGACCCCCGCACCCTGCAGGGCTATGAACCGCCCTTTTTCCCCACTGCCCGCAACTGGCAGATTGGACTGATGGACAGCCCTGCGGCCGTGCAGCCCACTATCCTGCCACTGCGGCTACGCGGTGCGAGCGTCAGCGCCACTGAAACCCAGCAGGGGTACGAATGA